Proteins from a genomic interval of Verrucomicrobium sp.:
- a CDS encoding M14 family metallocarboxypeptidase — MAAAKIAAAKKERVRVLRPPARSADWWRLAHDPATVSRRAREAARRLGLRRTVLFREGQDVVELLQSPAASAKQDRPRVYLSAGIHGDEPGGVEGLLRWMESPAARAAARRFHLTIVPCVNPSGLRANRRADAAGRDLNRCFDKRPPVIAALRRLCVRPFDLGLLLHEDYDGCGIYLYELGSGGARWGHRLLRAARPYCPPDPSRTIESFPCDRGVIYRDASALFFRAFFAQIGLPEGPYLYLQGTRRVFTVETPSEFDLAVRAEAHRAVIDAALELLAKERKA, encoded by the coding sequence GTGGCAGCGGCAAAAATAGCGGCGGCGAAAAAGGAGCGCGTCCGTGTCCTGCGCCCGCCCGCCCGGTCCGCCGATTGGTGGCGCCTGGCCCACGATCCGGCGACCGTTTCCCGGCGCGCCCGGGAGGCGGCCCGCCGCCTGGGCCTGCGGCGCACGGTCCTTTTCCGCGAGGGGCAGGATGTGGTGGAGCTGCTGCAAAGCCCCGCCGCTTCCGCCAAGCAGGACCGCCCCCGCGTCTACCTTTCCGCCGGCATCCACGGGGACGAGCCGGGCGGCGTGGAGGGGCTGCTGCGCTGGATGGAGAGCCCGGCGGCCCGCGCGGCGGCGCGCCGCTTCCACCTGACCATCGTCCCCTGCGTCAATCCCTCCGGCCTGCGGGCCAACCGCCGCGCCGACGCGGCGGGCCGGGACCTGAACCGCTGTTTCGACAAGCGGCCTCCGGTCATCGCCGCGCTCCGCCGCCTCTGCGTCCGCCCCTTTGACCTGGGGCTGCTGCTCCATGAGGATTACGACGGCTGCGGCATCTATCTCTACGAGCTGGGTTCCGGCGGCGCGCGCTGGGGCCACCGGCTGCTGCGCGCCGCGCGGCCCTACTGCCCGCCCGACCCGAGCCGGACGATCGAGTCGTTCCCTTGCGACCGGGGCGTCATTTACCGGGACGCCTCCGCCCTGTTCTTCCGGGCCTTTTTCGCGCAAATCGGCCTGCCGGAGGGGCCCTATCTTTACCTGCAGGGCACGCGGCGCGTTTTCACGGTGGAGACGCCGTCGGAATTCGACCTGGCGGTGCGGGCGGAAGCCCATCGCGCGGTGATCGACGCGGCGCTCGAGCTGTTGGCCAAGGAGCGGAAGGCGTGA
- a CDS encoding prephenate dehydratase domain-containing protein, with translation MSAEVGYFGEEGSFSHRAAARRFPGAALRPFSLVGQAFAALGEVAQIVVPIENASSGVIPDTIDHLITALPAGAAVRECLAMPIALALLARKAGEEVRVVYSHAAALAHARTWLAAHYPAARLVPVESTSLAAKRAWEEPGAAALAGDQAALLYGLETVRADVQAGVPNRTKFYVIGKPVAGGPAATHTALVCELPHTPGSLVGALQAVAAQGLNLTMIQSRPIPGRFDEYRFFLEYEGTGEAALDALRPATTALSVLGRYPIVEIA, from the coding sequence GTGAGCGCGGAGGTTGGCTACTTCGGGGAGGAGGGGAGCTTTTCCCACCGGGCCGCCGCGCGGCGCTTTCCGGGCGCGGCCTTGCGGCCGTTTTCCCTGGTCGGCCAGGCCTTCGCCGCCCTTGGGGAAGTGGCGCAGATCGTCGTGCCGATTGAGAACGCCTCCAGCGGCGTCATCCCTGACACCATCGACCATCTCATCACGGCCCTGCCCGCGGGCGCGGCGGTGCGGGAGTGCCTGGCGATGCCGATCGCGCTGGCGCTCCTGGCGCGGAAGGCGGGGGAGGAGGTGCGCGTCGTCTATTCCCACGCCGCCGCCCTGGCCCACGCCCGGACGTGGCTGGCCGCGCACTACCCGGCGGCCCGGCTGGTGCCGGTGGAAAGCACTTCCCTGGCGGCCAAGCGCGCGTGGGAGGAGCCGGGCGCGGCCGCCCTGGCGGGCGACCAGGCCGCCCTTCTCTACGGGCTGGAGACGGTGCGGGCCGACGTCCAGGCGGGCGTGCCGAACCGGACGAAGTTCTACGTGATCGGAAAGCCGGTGGCGGGCGGCCCGGCGGCGACGCACACGGCGCTGGTCTGCGAGCTGCCGCACACGCCGGGCAGCCTCGTCGGCGCGCTGCAGGCGGTGGCGGCGCAGGGCCTCAATTTGACGATGATCCAGTCCCGGCCGATCCCGGGCCGGTTCGACGAATACCGCTTTTTCCTGGAATACGAGGGGACGGGCGAGGCGGCGCTCGACGCGCTCCGTCCGGCGACGACGGCGCTCTCCGTCCTGGGCCGCTATCCGATCGTCGAGATCGCCTAG
- the mazG gene encoding nucleoside triphosphate pyrophosphohydrolase yields MPLPIPDSGLDPVQRLVQIMAALRGPDGCPWDREQTHATIRPHLVEECYEVLEAIDAGDPALLQEELGDLLLHVAFHAQMAAERGDFTFRDVAVGIAEKLIRRHPHVFGDAAAADSGEVLKHWQEIKRQEKPERAQEGALAGVPGHLPALMRAQAVQKKAAQVGFDWPDAEGPRAKIAEELEEIAAALRAGEARERVAEEVGDLLFAAVNFARHLKVDAETALRDASAKFEARFRGVEEAARAAGKAVGAMSLEEMEELWQRQK; encoded by the coding sequence ATGCCCCTGCCCATTCCCGATTCCGGCCTCGACCCCGTCCAGCGGCTCGTCCAGATCATGGCCGCCCTGCGCGGCCCGGACGGCTGCCCGTGGGACCGCGAGCAGACGCACGCCACCATCCGCCCGCACCTGGTGGAGGAGTGCTACGAGGTCCTGGAGGCGATCGACGCGGGCGACCCGGCGCTGCTCCAGGAGGAGCTGGGGGACCTGCTCCTCCATGTCGCCTTCCACGCGCAGATGGCGGCGGAGCGGGGGGACTTCACCTTCCGGGACGTGGCCGTCGGCATCGCGGAGAAGCTGATCCGCCGCCACCCCCACGTCTTTGGCGACGCCGCGGCGGCCGACTCCGGCGAGGTGCTCAAGCATTGGCAGGAGATCAAGCGCCAGGAGAAGCCGGAGCGCGCGCAGGAAGGGGCCCTGGCCGGCGTGCCGGGCCACCTGCCCGCCCTCATGCGCGCCCAGGCGGTGCAGAAGAAGGCCGCCCAGGTCGGCTTTGACTGGCCGGACGCCGAGGGGCCGCGCGCGAAGATCGCCGAGGAGCTGGAGGAGATCGCCGCCGCGCTCCGCGCGGGCGAAGCCCGGGAGCGGGTGGCGGAGGAGGTCGGCGACCTGCTTTTCGCCGCCGTCAACTTTGCCCGGCACCTGAAGGTCGACGCCGAGACGGCCCTGCGGGACGCCTCGGCCAAATTCGAGGCCCGTTTCCGCGGCGTGGAGGAAGCCGCCCGCGCGGCGGGCAAGGCCGTGGGCGCGATGTCCCTGGAGGAGATGGAGGAGCTGTGGCAGCGGCAAAAATAG
- a CDS encoding DUF362 domain-containing protein yields the protein MKPGLHFWAAFLGAVLLTGARASTLQISPGPGAAPASPPPPSPGARSRVVLVERPSAVNHFTLNPAAVVQMWREGFLRLTGQKTEADGWRSLGVTANDVVGIKIAAHGNDLVTPPPFLVDAMARGLIAAGVLPGHIIVWDRDGPNLAPTAYAVRDVTRPYLVRNVVPDTGFDANAFYVNEITGKLIWGDLNFRGKTRDDLLRQADMAGGGAVGDDFSDGTPKGIVQQELADQTSNRSYFAKILTQTCTKIVNVAVMIDDESVGLGGCLSSLALGSVDNNRRFLADGVNGDPAIAEILDRDLFRKKTVLHVTEGLIAQYAGGPSCAPEFTRSPGALYLSADPVAIDSLVLPRLEAWRQQAQVVPIGNLARHVKGADAQGLGTSDPARIDLIKIP from the coding sequence ATGAAACCGGGGCTCCATTTTTGGGCGGCTTTTCTGGGCGCGGTGCTCCTGACGGGGGCGCGGGCGTCGACCCTCCAGATTTCCCCCGGCCCGGGCGCGGCTCCGGCCTCTCCTCCGCCTCCGTCCCCGGGGGCCCGCAGCCGCGTCGTCCTGGTGGAGCGGCCCTCCGCGGTCAATCATTTTACCCTGAACCCCGCCGCCGTCGTCCAGATGTGGCGGGAGGGGTTCCTGCGCCTGACGGGCCAAAAGACGGAGGCCGATGGCTGGCGTTCCCTGGGCGTGACGGCCAATGACGTGGTGGGGATCAAGATCGCCGCCCACGGCAACGACCTGGTGACGCCGCCGCCCTTCCTGGTGGACGCCATGGCGCGGGGGCTCATCGCCGCCGGGGTGTTGCCGGGCCACATCATCGTCTGGGACCGGGACGGGCCGAACCTGGCCCCCACCGCCTACGCCGTGCGGGACGTGACGCGGCCCTATCTGGTCCGCAACGTGGTGCCGGATACCGGTTTCGACGCGAACGCCTTTTACGTGAACGAGATCACCGGCAAGCTGATCTGGGGCGACCTTAATTTCCGCGGCAAGACGCGGGACGACCTCCTCCGCCAGGCCGACATGGCCGGGGGCGGCGCCGTGGGGGACGACTTCTCCGACGGGACGCCGAAGGGGATTGTCCAGCAGGAGCTGGCCGACCAGACGAGCAACCGCTCCTACTTCGCCAAGATCCTGACCCAGACCTGCACGAAAATCGTCAACGTGGCGGTGATGATCGACGACGAGTCGGTCGGCCTCGGCGGGTGCCTTTCCTCCCTGGCCTTGGGCAGCGTCGACAACAACCGCCGCTTTCTGGCCGACGGGGTGAACGGCGACCCGGCCATCGCGGAGATCCTCGACCGCGACCTTTTCCGCAAGAAGACGGTCCTCCACGTCACGGAGGGGCTGATCGCCCAATACGCGGGCGGCCCTTCCTGCGCGCCGGAGTTCACCCGCAGTCCCGGGGCGCTCTATCTGAGCGCCGATCCGGTGGCGATCGACTCCCTGGTCCTGCCCCGCCTGGAGGCCTGGCGGCAGCAGGCGCAGGTCGTTCCCATCGGCAACCTGGCCCGCCACGTGAAGGGGGCCGACGCCCAGGGTCTCGGCACCTCCGATCCGGCCCGGATCGACCTCATCAAGATTCCTTAG